GCCCATGATGCTGCCCGCCGTGGCGTCGAACGAACCGCCGCCGATACGCTGACCATCAAGCCAGTTGTCTTCGATAAAGCGCACCACGGAAGCCTGGTCGATCAGCGTATGGTCGACGTAGTTCTCGCGCGCCCACGGCGAGATCACGACGAACGGGATACGCGTGCCCGGACCGCAGCGGCCGTTCACGGGCTTGCCGCCCAGGCCGGCCGGCGCCGAACCCGTGCCGCAGATGCCGGCGGCGGTCAACTGGTCGGCAACGCTATCGTACGAAGCGCTGGTGGGCTGCGCGTACGCATGGTCGTACCAGCCGTCCGAGTCGTCCCACGCCACGATAACGGCCGTATCTTCCCAGTCATGCTGTTCCTGCAGGAAGTTCACGACCTTCATGACGAAAGCCTGCTCGTCGAGCGGGTCGGAGTAACCCGCGTGGCCATCCTGGTACGCCGGGGCCTTGAGGAAGCTCACCGACGGGAAATTGCCCGCCTTCACGGCACTGAAGAAGTCGTCGGTATCGTACTGGTGATTCGCGCGATCGGGGCGCCCAATCGCGGCGAGCGAGCTCGGACGCACATGCTGCGGGTTCGACGTCGATGCGTAGTACTGGAACCAGTTGTGGTGCGGAATGTAGTCGGCCGTGGCCGCGCCGACCACCGGCGAGAGCGTGCTGCGCTTGCAGCCGGTCGTGCCGTTGCTGTTCGTCGTCGCGAGGTTGAAGCCGCCCATGAAGCCGCCCCACGAGACATTGCGCCCGTTCAGCAGGTCGCCGATATTCTTGCCGGTCATCTGCGCCGTGTCGGTCGTGCTCGAGCAGAGGTCGTAGGCCGGATCGACGTCATTGATCATCGTGAAGCCGCCCTGCCCGTCGTTCACATAGTACGAACCGGCGGTCGAAGGCTTCTTCGTTGTGAGCACAACCTTCATGCCGTTGGTCTGCCCCGAGACCACTTCGAGCGCGCCGGGCGTGGAAGGACCGTAGGTCGACGTATAGGCGTTATCGCTCATCGCGAAGTGCTGTGCGTAGTTCCAGAGCGCCGTGACCGTATTTCCGTCGTAATAGCCCATCACCTGGCCCTTCGTGCCGAATGCGCCGGCGCCGCCGCTCGTGCCATTACCCGTGTACTCCGGGAACAGGTCGGCACGGCCGTCGTCATACGCCTGCTGCTCGGCCGTATAGGCGTGGTTCTGGTCGGCCGTGGCCGCCTGCGTGCGATCCAGACGGAACGGATTGGCCGCGCCCGCACCATTGCCCGAATTCGTGAAGTTCGGGTTTTGGGTCAGCAGCGTGCCGCTCAGGCCGTTCACTGCGGGCGTGCCGGGCTGCGCCTTGAAGGCAGGCTCGCCCGACGGGTTGGTGGCATGCGGATAAGTCGCGAAGTAATGGTCGAACGATACGTTCTCGCCATAAATCACGACCAGGTGCTTGATCGGGGTAGCAGTGTGACCGTGTTCCGGATGATTCTTGTCGTGATCGTCACCAGCACTCCACGCAACTGTCGATGCGAATGCTGCGGCTGTGAGCGAACCAACTGCGACGTGACGCCATTGCATATTCGGCTCCTGGTTGGTTTCGTATTGTCGGGGTCACCGTGAAGCCGCGGAAAAGGCGTTATGCAGCCCGCATCGTCGCGCTCATGCCAGCGCAATGCGGAGGCTACACGGCATGAGGATTAAAACATCGGGGTATGAATGCTCGGCGTCAGACTCCTTACGAAATATTTTCGATTGGTAAGTCTGGCGCGAACCTGATGCTGAATTGGCGAAACCGGCCTTGATTTCAGGTATGAAGATTGCGCAGCGTTCGTACGCGGGTTAGCAAACGAGATGAATTCAATGAAACGCGCGCGTCGTGCTAGATGAAACTGACGCCGCCGTTGACGGCAATGGTCTGGCCCGTGACGAAGCCATTGCCGACCACCATCAGCACGACTTGTGCGACTTCGTCGGCTGCACCGAGCCGGCCAACGGGCAGGCGTTCGGCGACCTTCGCGGCTTTCAGCGGCGCGGCCATTTCGGTGTCGATAAGCCCAGGCGCCACGGCGTTCACGGTCACGCCTTCGCGGGCCACGCGCGAGGCGTAGCCGCGTGTCAGGCCTTCGAGGCCCGCTTTCGATGCGTTGTAGTGCACGCCGACCAGGCCACCGCCGCGCGCGGCAGCGGACGAAAGATTGACGATGCGGCCCCAGCGCCGCGCGCGCATGCCGGGCAGCACCGCTTGCGTGCAGAGAAACGCCGACTTAAGATTGACGGCGAGCGTGTGATCGAATTCCGCTTCGGTCAGCGACTCGATGTCGCTGATCGTGCCCGTGCCCGCGTTGTTCACGAGCACGTCGACCGCGCCGAGGCTGCGCTCGATCTCGCCGATCATGCCGGTGACTTCGCTTGACACCGACACATCGGCGCGCACCGCGAGCGCGCGGCCGCCTGCGCTTTCGATCTGCGCGACGACCTGGTGCGCTTCGTCGGCGCGTTGCCGGTAATTCACCGCGACCACCGCGCCGGCCGAAGCCAGCGCAACAGCAATGGCGCGGCCGATTCCGCGCGAACCGCCGGTCACGAGCGCAACGCGGTTATTCAGGTCGGGTAAAAGTGCGGACATGGCCACTCACGGCGCGGTGCCAATGCCGCCGCCCGGGCCCGCGAGTTCTCCGTCCACGCCGAGCGGGTCTGCATGGCCGTGCGCGCTCGCATGGCCGCGGCGGCGCGAAAACGGCGCGGTGCGCAGCTTCGCGCGGCGACGCGGGCCGGATATCGGGTCCAGGTAGAACATGACGAGCGTGCCTGCCGCGGCCGCCGCCGCAAGATGGAACAGTGCCTTCATGGACGCCTCTCGATAGTTGCAACGCATGCGAAGCGCGGAAACCGGCGTGAGCGGTACGGGACACTCATGCGCGAATCCGCGCATCCATTATGCCGCCGAGCACTGTGCATGAGGCGGCTGCGTGGCGTGCACGTTCAGGAATCGCCCTCGTCCCAGCGCGTATCCCGCACCTGCACCATGCCTGCTTCCACGCGCACCGCGAACACCGCGACGTCCTCATACGCGGGCGGCGCAAGGACTTTCCCCGTCTTGATGCAAAAGCGCGCGCCGTGCCGCGGGCAAATCACCTCGTCGCCTTCCACGTCGCCCCCCGTGAGTACGCCGCCGTCGTGCGGGCAGGTGTCCTGGATCGCATAGCAGGTCCCTTCGAGATTGAATACGGCGACCTGGGTGCCGTCCACGTCGACGCTGCGCACGGAACCCGGTTGAAATTCGCCATATGGCGCGACGTCCACCCAATCGGCCATGTCAAAGCATCCCCAGCTGCAGGAGCGCCGCTTCGGACATGCGCGCTTTCGTCCACGGCGGATCCCAGACCAGTTCCACCTGCGTCCCGCTCACACCTTCCACGTCGTTCACGCAGTCTTCGACGGTGCCCGGAAAGGTTTGCGCAACCGGGCAACCGGGCGCGGTTAGCGTCATGTGTATCGTCACGCGGCCCGTTTCGGCGTCCACGTCGAGTTGATAAACGAGCCCCAGATCGTAGATGTTGACCGGGATCTCCGGATCGAACACCGAGCGCAGCGCGTCGATCACGCGTTCGCGCAAGTCGTCGCCCGCCGTTTGCGTATTCATCGTCATTTGGCCTCCAGACACACGTAACCTCATTCGGTGGAGACGGTACCGCGCTCGTCGCCCAGCGCGGCGTGCAGCGTGTGCCACGCGAGCGTCGCGCATTTGATACGCGCCGGAAATTCGCGCACGCCCGCGAGCACCGCGAGCTTGCCGAGGCCTTCGGTCGAGGCCGGCCGGTCCGAAGGCGCCGTCGCCATGGTGTGAAAGCGTTCGAACAGCGCTTCGACTTCCGCCTGCGTGCGCCCCTTGAGCGCCTCCGTCATCAACGAAGCCGATGCCGTCGCGATCGCGCACCCCGCGCCCTCGAAGCCGGCGTCCTTGATCACCCCGTCCTCGATACGCAGATACAACGTGACGCGGTCGCCGCACAGCGGGTTATATCCTTCGGCGCGATGCGTCGCGCCGGGCACGGGGTGACAGTTCCGCGGCCGCCTGTAGTGGTCGAAGATCGTTTCCTGATACAGGGCGCGCAGGTCGCTCATAACGGGAACACCTCTTCTACGCGCGCGAGGCCGTCGAGCAGCGCGTCCACTTCCGAACGCGTGTTGTACAGCGCAAACGAGGCGCGCACGGTGGCGGGCACGCCGTAGCGATCCATCACCGGCATCGCGCAATGATGCCCCGTACGCACCGCCACGCCGCACTGGTCGAGTATCGTGCCGATGTCGTGCGCATGCGCGTTCTCCATCACGAACGAGACAATGCCCAGTTTTTCCTTCGCAGTTCCAATCATTCTCACGTTGGCCATGCCCCGCAAGGCAGCGTCTGCATAAGCCAGCAGGTCCGCTTCGTGCCGCTGCGCCACTTCCAGACCAATCGCGCTCACATAGTCGAGCGCTGCCGCCAGACCGATCGCGCCCGCGATATTCGGCGTGCCCGCCTCGAAACGCCAAGGAATCACGTTGTACTCGGTCTTTTCGAACGTCACGGAGCGGATCATGTCGCCGCCGCCCTGCCATGGCGGCATGGCCTCGAGCAACGCGGATCTTGCATACAGTGCGCCAATGCCGGTGGGGCCATAGATCTTGTGCCCCGAGAACGCATAGAAGTCGCAACCGAGCGCGGCCACGTCCACGGGAAGATGCGCAATCG
This genomic window from Paraburkholderia acidiphila contains:
- the sufU gene encoding Fe-S cluster assembly sulfur transfer protein SufU; the protein is MSDLRALYQETIFDHYRRPRNCHPVPGATHRAEGYNPLCGDRVTLYLRIEDGVIKDAGFEGAGCAIATASASLMTEALKGRTQAEVEALFERFHTMATAPSDRPASTEGLGKLAVLAGVREFPARIKCATLAWHTLHAALGDERGTVSTE
- a CDS encoding phospholipase C, translated to MQWRHVAVGSLTAAAFASTVAWSAGDDHDKNHPEHGHTATPIKHLVVIYGENVSFDHYFATYPHATNPSGEPAFKAQPGTPAVNGLSGTLLTQNPNFTNSGNGAGAANPFRLDRTQAATADQNHAYTAEQQAYDDGRADLFPEYTGNGTSGGAGAFGTKGQVMGYYDGNTVTALWNYAQHFAMSDNAYTSTYGPSTPGALEVVSGQTNGMKVVLTTKKPSTAGSYYVNDGQGGFTMINDVDPAYDLCSSTTDTAQMTGKNIGDLLNGRNVSWGGFMGGFNLATTNSNGTTGCKRSTLSPVVGAATADYIPHHNWFQYYASTSNPQHVRPSSLAAIGRPDRANHQYDTDDFFSAVKAGNFPSVSFLKAPAYQDGHAGYSDPLDEQAFVMKVVNFLQEQHDWEDTAVIVAWDDSDGWYDHAYAQPTSASYDSVADQLTAAGICGTGSAPAGLGGKPVNGRCGPGTRIPFVVISPWARENYVDHTLIDQASVVRFIEDNWLDGQRIGGGSFDATAGSIMGMFDFDRRGRGHEDHRLFLDPATGVVVDKAPKV
- a CDS encoding SDR family NAD(P)-dependent oxidoreductase — protein: MSALLPDLNNRVALVTGGSRGIGRAIAVALASAGAVVAVNYRQRADEAHQVVAQIESAGGRALAVRADVSVSSEVTGMIGEIERSLGAVDVLVNNAGTGTISDIESLTEAEFDHTLAVNLKSAFLCTQAVLPGMRARRWGRIVNLSSAAARGGGLVGVHYNASKAGLEGLTRGYASRVAREGVTVNAVAPGLIDTEMAAPLKAAKVAERLPVGRLGAADEVAQVVLMVVGNGFVTGQTIAVNGGVSFI
- a CDS encoding non-heme iron oxygenase ferredoxin subunit → MADWVDVAPYGEFQPGSVRSVDVDGTQVAVFNLEGTCYAIQDTCPHDGGVLTGGDVEGDEVICPRHGARFCIKTGKVLAPPAYEDVAVFAVRVEAGMVQVRDTRWDEGDS
- a CDS encoding SUF system Fe-S cluster assembly protein; this translates as MTMNTQTAGDDLRERVIDALRSVFDPEIPVNIYDLGLVYQLDVDAETGRVTIHMTLTAPGCPVAQTFPGTVEDCVNDVEGVSGTQVELVWDPPWTKARMSEAALLQLGML